One Isoptericola dokdonensis DS-3 genomic window, CGCAGGTCGTGAGGTCGTACCCCCGGGGTACGACCTCACGACCTGCGGTACTACCTCGGCATCGTCGGCCGGTGCGGGGGGTGAGGGACAATGGGGCGGTGAGCGAGCAGCAGGACCGGGAGCCCGTGCAGACGCCTGCCGGCACCGAGCCGGAGAACACGGCGGCGCGGCGCAGGCGTGGCTCGCGGCGTGTCGTGCGGCGGGGGACCGAGGCGCAGACCGTCTGGGGCGTCACGCCCGACGAGGCCGGCGGGCACGGGTCCAACGACGACCGACTGCAGCAGGACGTGCCGCCGCACTGGTGAGGTCCGGCTGGTGGTTCGGCGTGTGGTGGTTCGGCGCGTGGAGGTCCGGCGCGCGGTCGCGCTCACGGTCGCTGCGCGACCTGCGCTTCCCGTTCGACGACCGCGCGCCGGACCTCCACGCGCCGAACCGTGTCACGTGACGTCGCGCGACGAGTCGTGGTGACGAGGGTCAGGCGCGGCGGTTCTGCTCGGCGAGCAGGTCGCGGATCTCGGCGAGCAGCACGACGTTCGGCTCGGGCACCGGGGCGGGCTCCGGCTCCTTGCCGCGGGCGCGACGCTCGGCGAGCTTGTTCATCGGGAACACGATGCAGAAGTACAGGGCCGCCGCCACGAGGAGGAAGTTCAGGACGGCGTCCAGGAACAGGCCGATGCTGAAATCAGCCCCGTTGATCTTGAAAGCCCAGACCTTCGTGAGGTCCGGCTCGCCGAAGATGGCGGCGATCAGTGGGAAGAGAATCCCCTCGGTCAGGGCGCTCACCACCGTAGCGAAGGCCGCGCCGATGACGACGGCGACGGCGAGGTCGATGACGTTGCCGCGCATGATGAACGTCTTGAACCCGTCGAGCATGTTTCTCACGGTGGTGCTCCTCCTCCCGGGCCGGGCGGCCCTGCCGGGGCTGTCCCGGCGGCACCGATTCTTCGGGGCGTGCGCAGGGGATGCAACAGCGTCCCGGTCAGGGGACGAGCACGGCGACGACGGCTCCCCAGCCGGACGCGCCCGAGACGGCGGCCGCCTCGTCCGGGTCGACGGCGACCAGCGTGACGTGCTCGCCGCCGTCGGCCGCGACGCCGCCCAGCAGCCCGCCGGCGGCCTCCGCACCGGCCACGGGTCCGGGGAGCACGAGGGCGCGCCGGGCGAGGGTGCGGCCGCGGTCGTCCGCGGCGAGGAGGTCGACGCGGTCGCCGGGGGCGAGCCACGAGGACTCCACGAGGCCCACGGCGACGACGACGGTGCCACGGGGCGCCTGGCCGCCGAGCCCGCCGCCGGTGACGAGGTCGGGGTGCAGCGGCGTCCCGGCGGGCAGCCGCACGGGGGAGGACCGTCCGACGACGTCGGCGGTGTCGGTCGTCAGGGTGTGCGCGAGCCGGGCGTCGACGACGACGGTGGTCAGGTCCGCGGCGCGCAGCTCGGTCCCGGCGGGGACGGCACGGCGGGTGACGACGACGTCGGCGGTCGGCGGGGGCGGCGGCCGCAACGCCTGCACGGCGGTGGTGGCGGCGAGGCCGCAGCACAGCGCGGCGACGACGAAGCGGCCGCGCCAGGCCAGCAGGTGCAGGCGGCGGAGCAGGCGCTCGCGGGTGGGTCGGGACATGCGGGCACGTTAGGACGGCGCGCGGGCACGCCCGGTGCGCTCGAGCGCCACCGGGGGACGGCGTCGGGCTGTGGACGGCCCGACGCCCCGGAATCAGGACGCGGCGGCCTTCGAGGAACCCGACGAGCCGGAGGAACCGCCGGTCGACGACCCCCCGGACGTGGAACCGCCGGATGACGAGGCGTCCGACGACCCGGACTTCGAGCCCGACGACCCGACCGTCGACGACGACCCGGAACGGGAGTCGGTGCGGTAGAAGCCGGAACCCTTGAACGTCACGCCGACCGAGCCGAACTGCTTGCGCAGGCGGCCCGCGCACTCCGGGCAGACGGTGAGCGCGTCGTCGGTGAACGCCTGATGGATGTCGAAGGCGTGGCCGCAGTCGGCGCACCGGTAGGCGTAGGTGGGCACGGGAATCTCTCCTCGAAGGGCTGGCACTCAGATCATGCGACTGCTAATCATACGCGGGCGGTAGTCTCGCCTGCGTGTCAGCGACCCCCGCAGCGAACGAGCCCGACGAGACGCCCGACGTCGACGACACCGTGGAGGACGACGGTGCGCCCGCGCCGCGCTCCCGGTTGCGCCGCGCCGTCGCCGGTCTGGCCGTCCTCGTCGCGCTCGCGCTGGTCGCGACCGTGACGTTCGGGGTCGTCACCGTGCGCAAGCCGCTGCCCGACCACGCGGAGACGCAGCAGCTCGCGGGGCTGAGCGCCGAGGTCACCGTCGAGCGCGACGCGCAGGGCGTGCCGCAGGTCTACGCGTCCACGTCCGAGGACCTCTTCGCCGCGCAGGGCTACCTGCACGCCCAGGACCGGTTCTTCGAGATGGACTACCGCCGGCACGTGACCGCCGGGCGTCTCGCCGAGCTGGTGGGTGACGTCCCCGCCGCGATCGAGGCCGACCAGGTGGTGCGCACCCTCGGCTGGCGCCGGGTCGCCGAGGAGGAGTGGAACCTCGTCTCCCCGGAGACCCGCTCCTACCTGCAGGCGTACGCGCGCGGGGTGAACGCCTACCTGGCGGACCGGGCCCCCGACGACCTCGCGGTCGAGTACACGGTGCTCGGCACGCGCGTCGACGTCGCCGACCCCGCCCCGTGGGACCCGGTGGACTCGCTCGCCTGGCTCAAGGCGATGGCGTGGGACATGCGCGGCAACTACGACGACGAGCTCGGCCGTGCGCTGGCGTACAGCACGCTGGAGGACGTCGAGCTCGTCGAGGAGCTCTACCCCGGCTTCTCGGACGGCGGGAACACGCCGATCCTGCGCAAGCGGGACGTCAACCAGACGGTGCGCGCCGCGGGTTCGGCCGACACCGACGCCACCACGACCGGGACCGCGCTCGGCACCGCGTCGGTGGACGACGCCGTGCAGGCGACCGCCGACGTGCTCGCCGCCGTGCCGGTGCTCGTGGGCCGCGGCGACGGCGCTGGGTCGAACTCGTGGGTGGTCTCCGGCGAGCACACCGAGTCCGGGTCGCCGATCCTCGCGAACGACCCGCACATGGCGCTCGGCGCGCCGGGCGTCTGGTACCAGGTGGGCCTGCACTGCGAGCAGGTCGACGACTCGTGCCCGTTCGACGTGGCTGGCTTCTCGTTCTCCGGCTTCCCCGGCGTCGTCATCGGCCACAACGCCGACCTCGCGTGGGGCCTGACGAACATGGGCGCCGACGTGACCGACTTCTTCGTGGAACGCGTCCGTGGCGACACCTGGCTGCGGGACGCCGAGGCGGAGGAGTGGGCCGACCTCGAGCTGCGCACCGAGACGATCCGCGTCAACGGGGCCGACCCGATCGAGCTGGAGGTGCGGTCGACGGACCACGGTCCGGTGTTGTCGTCCGTGATGGACGTCGGTGCCGTCGTCGACTCCCCGACGGAGGCCGGGACGGACTTCGGCGAGTACGCCGTGTCCCTGGCCTGGACCGCCCTGGAGCCGGGCCGGACGGCGGACGCCGTGTTCGCGATGGCGACCGCCGCCGACGCCCAGGACATCCAGGCGGCGGCCGAGCTGTTCGAGGTCCCCGCGATGAACATCGTGTTCGCCACGACCGACGGCCACATCGGCTACCAGGCGCCCGGCAAGATCCCCGTGCGAGGCGTCGTCTCCGGTCCCGTCGCCTCCGACGGCACGTGGCCGCGGCCCGGCTGGGACCCGCGCTACGACTGGCAGGGCTACGTCGACCCCGAGGACATGCCGCGTGCGCTCGACCCCGAGGACGGCTTCGTGGTCGCGGCGAACCAGGCCGTGCTGCCCGGCGGCACCGGTCCGTACCTCACGCGGGACTGGGACCACGGCTTCCGCTCCGAGCGGGTGCGGACGCTGCTGACCGAGCAGATCGCCGCCGGCCGACCGTTCACGGTCGAGGACATGGAGAACTTCCAGTCCGACGACTGGTCGCCGTTCGCGGCGGTGCTCGTGCCGGTGCTGCTCGACGTCGAGGTCGAGGACGCCTACGACCGGGCCGGTCAGGAGATCCTCGCGGGGTGGGACTACCGCACCGAGACCGACTCGGCCGCCGCCGCGTACTTCAACGCCGTCTGGCGCAACCTGCTGTCGACGACCTTCTGGGACGACCTGCCCGAGGGCGCGCAGCCCACGGGCGGCTCCCGCTGGCTCGTCGTCATCAGCGACATGCTGGAACGTCCCGAGGACCCCTTCTGGGACGACCGCTCCACCCTCAACGTCGTCGAGACCCGGGACGAGGTGCTCACCCGCGCCCTGACGAGCGCGCGCCGCGACCTCACCGTCGAGATGTCCAAGGAGCCCACCGACTGGAACTGGGGCTCCCTGCACCAGCTCGCCCTGCAGCACCCCGTGCTCGGTGGCGACGACGTGCCCGCGCTGGTGCGTGACTACGTCAACCCCGACCCGGTGCCGATGCCGGGCGGCACGTCCGTCGTCAACGCGACCGGGTGGGACGCGTCGTCGGGCAGCTTCGCCGTGACGACCGGACCGGCGATGCGCATGGTCGTCGACCTCGGAGACCTCGACGCGTCCACCTGGGTGACGGTCACGGGGACGTCCGGGCACCCGGCGTCGTCGCACTACGACGACCAGCTGCCCGTCTGGGCGGCGGGGGAGAGCTTCGCGTGGCCCTTCAGCCGCGAGGCCGTCGGGGCGGCGGCCGAGGACACCACCACGCTCACCCCGTGACCGCGACGGGCGCCCGGGTCGAGGACCCGGGCGCCCGTCGGCGTCGTGCCGGCCGGTGGGGGCCGGTCACCGCTGCTCAGACCGCCGGCAGCGGCCACCAGCCCTCCGGCGTCGCCACCGCGTGCACGCCGACGTCGTGGCCCGCGACGGGCAGCGGACGCTCCGTGGCGTCGTAGTACTCCTCGGGGAAGACCATCGCGACGACGGTCGTTCCCGGTCGGGCCTGCTTGAGGGTGCGGTCGTACCAGCCGCCGCCCTGCCCGAGCCGGGCGCCGGTCGTGTCGACGGCGAGGGCGGGGACGATGACGACCTCCGCCTGCGTGACGGCGTCCGGGCCGAGCGTGGGGCCGCCCGGCTCGGGCGGGCGACCCGGCGCACGCTCGCTGAGGTCCTCCGGTCCGGCGTACTCCGCCCAGTCGCGCGCCAGCCCGGCGCCCAGCACCGGGAGCAGCACGCGGGCACCGCGTCCCATCAGCTGGTCGAGCAGGTGCCGGGTGCCCGGCTCTGCGGGTCTCGACGCGTACGTCGCGACGCAACCGGCCTCGGCCACGGCGGGGACGTCGGCCAGGACGTCGGCGAACGCCCGTGCGGCCTGGTCGCGCAGCCGCTGGGAACGCGTCTCGCGCAGGTGCCGGATGGCGCGGCGCAGCTCGTCCTTGGCGTCCTCCGTCTCCATCCCGCTCACGATCGGGTACGGCTGGGTGGCGGTCGGGTGCCTCGGGTCGCCGTGCATGCCCTCATTGTGGCAGGGTCCTGGCGTGGCCCCGGGGAGGGGCGGACGGGGGCGCGGTGAACGACGCGAAGAGGTGGGCGGTGACCAGGCCGTGGCCGGCGACGCTGCGTGAGGACACGCCGTCGGGCGCCGTCGTGCTGCGTCCGCTGCGCCGCCGCGACGGCGGCGCCTGGATGCGTCTGCGCGCGGCGAACGTGTCGTGGCTGGAACGCTGGGAGGCGACGTCGCCGGGCGAGAACCCCGAGTCCGCGACCTTCGGCGAGTACGTGCGGCTGCTGTCCGCGCAGGCGCGCGCGGGCGCGGCGCTGCCGTTCGTCGTCGAGCTCGACGGCGAGCTCGTCGGACAGCTCACCGTCGCGAACGTCCAGCTCGGGTCCCTGCGGTCCGGCAGCATCGGCTACTGGGTGGGGCGGCAGTACGCCGGGCGCGGGATCACCCCCACCGCCGTGGCCATGGCCACCGACTACTGCTTCGCGATCGTCGGCCTGCACCGCGTCGAGATCAACATCCGGCCCGAGAACGCGGCCAGCCTGCGCGTCGTCGAGAAGCTCGGCTTCCGCGACGAGGGCGTACGCGAGCGGTACCTGCACATCCAGGGCGACTGGCGCGACCACCGCACGTTCGCGCTCACCGCCGAGGAGGTGCCCGGCGGGCTGCTGGCCCGCTGGCAGCAGGTGCGCGACGGGCTCTGAGCCCGGATCGGCGTCCAGGTCTTGGACACGCCGCCGCGCGGTACGTCCTGGACACCCGCGGCTCGCCTACCTTCATCGTGTGGAGACGTCACCGGCAGGACTCGCAGCCCTCGCGCTGGTCGTGCTGTGGCTCGGCTTCTGGGTGCCGCAGCAGCTGCGGAACCGGCAGGTGCTCGCCGACGCCGGGCTGGACGACCGGTTCTCCGGCGGCCTGCGGGTGCTCACGATGGCGGACGGGACGGACAGGAGGCGCGGCATGACGACAGGACGTGGTGCGGACGCGCCGGCGAGCGGTGCCGTGCCGCGGGTGACCGCCGGGTCCGGCGTGCCGGGCGTGGCCCAGCAGTCGAGGGAACGGACGGCCCGGCTGGAGGTGCTGGAGCGCCGTGCCGCGCGCGCCCGCCGCCGCCTCACCCTGACCGCCCTGCTCGTGCTGCTCACCGTCGCCGCGTGGACGGTGGTCGCGCTGGGGTACCTGATGTGGCCCGTCGCGCTCGTGCCGTCCGTGCTGCTCGCCGTCGTCCTCCTCCTGGGACGGGTCGCCGTCGTCGCCGCACGCCGCTCCGACGCGCGCTGGCGGGCCGAGCGTCGTGCCCAGCGGCAGCGCGCCACCCAGGAGCGCACCCTCGCCCACGGCGGCCCCTACGCCCCGCGCAACCGCGCGCGGATCACCGGGCTCGCCGTGCACCCCTCGGACACCAGCACGCAGATGATCCCCCGCGTGCAGCCCGCGGCGACCGTCCCGTCGTCGGCGGGCCGGTCGCGCAGCACGCCCGCCGTCGCCCCCGAGGAGCCCGTCGCCCCCGAGACGGAGCCCGACCCGGTCGGCATCCCCCTCGGCACGGTCGCGGTCACCCGGCCGCTCGGCGGCGAGCCGTGGGAGCCCGTGCCCGTGCCGCTGCCCACCTACGTCACCAAGCCGCTCGCACCCCGGCCCGCCGTCCCGCTGCCACCGGAGCTCTCGCGGCCCACCGCACCCGCCCCGGCGGCGCGGGAGCAGCGTCCGGCGCCTGTGGCCCCTGAGCCCGCTCAGGAGTCCCTGGCGGGGGACGAGCCCCGGCCTCGCACCGAGACCCTCGGCCTCCCGCTCGAGCAGATCCTCGCCCGCCGCCGCGCAGCGGGCTGACCTGCGACGCACGTCACGCCGGGCCGCGCCGGGCCGATTTGGTCCCAGGCCCGGCGGGGGTGCTAATCTTGCAACCGCTCCACGGGGCTATGGCGCAGTTGGTAGCGCGTCTCGTTCGCAATGAGAAGGTCGGGGGTTCGAATCCCCCTAGCTCCACCGTGAGAAGGGCCGGGATCATCATGATCCCGGCCCTTCGTCGTTGCTGCGGCTGGTCCCGTCGGCCACCCGCTCTCGGGTGCTGGAGCACTCGGCACCGCTCAGCCGAGCACCGTGAAGGACGCGATCCCCTCGACGCTGGACACCCCGCTCGAGGTGAGACAGCCGGTGAGCGCCGGCGCGATGTAGACGATCAGGGACTGGGCTGTGCTGCCGGCGAACCTGCCGGAGGTGATCTCTCCCGTGGCGCTGACGATCGTCTGGCCGAGCGGTCGGGTGACGATGTAGGTGTTCTCGAAGGTGCTCGTGGTGTCGTCGTCCCAGTGGTAGGTGAGGCTCGAGGTGCCGCCGAGATCCCCCAGCAGGCAACCTGCCTCCACAGTGATGGGGCCGAACCCGGATGACACCGCGGTCACCTCGGCGGAACCGAGGCAGTCGTACTCGAACGAGCTGCTGACCGATGTCGGCCGGGACGTCAGGGTCAGGCCGGGGGAGTAGTGCTGGTCCGCCTCGCCCGTGCAGGTCACCACGGAGGGTTCTTCAGCCTGGGCCGACGTGGGAAGCGCAACTACTGCCAGCAGAACGAGTGCCGCACCCACTGCAGGCAGCGGAGTGCGGACGTGACGCGCGGAACGGTGACTACGTCTCATGGGAACGCTCCTGATGCCGGGTCCAGTGCGAGGCAATCGTGGCCGGGGAGGGACCCCGGCGAGAACGGGCCGGTCGGACCAGGTGGTTCGGTGCCGCACGCCGTGTCGTCCACAGAACTTCGCCATCGTATCGTCGGCGTTCGCGCACTGCGCGGCGTCAGGAACCGTCGCGCGGATCGGTCAGCCTCGTCGGTGCGAAGGTGATCTCGTCGAAGGTGACCTCGCAGCCGTCGCCGGTCGGTGACTGCACCTCGAACCCGACCTGTGGTGTCGAGCCGTGCGAGTCGAGCCCGAAGATGCGCACCATGTCCCAGGTGCGCCCGTCGTGGGAGGCGTGGAACAGGTAGATGCCGTCGACCCGGCTGATGCGCAGCCAGGCGGTCGCGCCGACGACGGTGAAGGCGTTGGCGTCGTCGGAGACCGTGCGGTTGACCACCGACACCACCGTCGGCGAGCCGTTCGGCGCGGCCTCGAAGCACAGCTTCGCCCAGTGCTGCTCGTCGTGCCAGACGAGCAGCACCCCTGCGTCGAACGTCGCCCGGAACCCGACGGTGACGCGCGCGCTGAGCTGGAAGTCGCCCTGTGGCGCCTCGCCCAGCAGGGTGGCCGCGTCGAGCTTGGCGGGCTGGTCGGGGAACGGCGGGACGAAGATGTCGGTGCCCGGCTCCGCGGAGGCCCGGACCCCGTCGGTGCCGACGATCTTCCACGGGACCCGGGACGGGACGAGCGTGAAGGGGAGCGGGGGGACGGCGAGAGCGGACATGGAACTCCTCGGCAGTGAAGGGGTCGGTGCTGGTGGGCCGGCCGCCAGCCAGGATGCCATCGGCTCGTCGCGAGGGACGACTCGGGCGGTCGGGTGGGCGTGCCCTGATGAGCGACTCAGGGCTCGGACGGCCGAGCGGGTTCGACGTGCCGCGAACCGGTGCCCCTGGCATCATTCGGAGTGATGTCAGCGCTTTCCCGTTCTCTGCACCGCGCCCTCCGTGCCGTCGTCGGCAAGCTGGTCGGGGACGACCCGCACCCGCGGTACTCCGACCTCGACGAGGCGGACGGGCTCCACCACCGGCAGGCCGCGCCGTCGGCCGGCACCCAGGAGCGCGACGACGACGCGGACGGGAACGCGAACGCCGCCTGACCCACCCGATGTCGTCGACGTCGCGGGCCCGCACCGACGCGGGCGCGTCGTCCGGCGGCGTGTGTCGGAGCGATCGGCTACATTCTCCCCAGGTCACGAGCGACCAGCGACACGCCCTCCGCGTGCTGGTCCGGCAACCGCGCCCCTCGCGCACGGTGCCCCAGGAGGAAGACCGGCCCGCCACGACCGTGGCGGGAAGAGCGAAGGGAGAACTCTCGATGTCCGACTACACCCTCGACCTCGACGGCTTCGTCGAGCCGGTCCGGCCGTCCGCCGAGACCGCGAGACTGCGACGCCACGGCATCGCCTCGACGACCGGCGACCACCTGTGCACCGCCTGCCTGGTGGGGACGTGGCCCGTCGGCATCGGCCGGCTCTCGCAGACGCTGTGCGACGGCTGCCGTGCGGTCGACACCGAGGTCGCCCGGCGGGCCAGGTTGCCGGGTGGGACGACGGCGGGGCGGTTCCCGCGGGGCACGGCGCGGTGGGGCGGGTTGCACGACGAGTCCGACCCGGACTGGGAGCCGATCCGCGAGGCGCACCGGTACCGGCGGTCGCTGCTGGAGCGGGTCTTCGTGCAGGCGCGTGCGTACGGCCTGGTGCGGCTGGTCGAGCAGGAGGCCGGGCGCCCGCCACGCGAGCTCGTCCTGGTCGGCGACCTGCGTCGGCGCGACGTCCTCGTCGCGGAGCCCGAGGCGCGCGTCGCCCGGTTCGCGCGCTGGCTGGCGGCGCTCGACCCCGCCGGTCACGACGCGCGCTCCGTCGTCCTCGCCGACGTCGTCCCGCTGGCTCGCACGCTGCGTGCTGCGGAGAAGGACGCCCGGCGCCGCCGTGCCCGGAGGGACCTGGAGCGGGTGGCGCGCGAGGCCGTCGCCGCCCCGCGTGCCGTCCTCACCGCGGTCCGGCAGGTCGTGGAGGCCGAGCGGCCGGTCCGGTGACGTGTGGCCCGGCGCCTGCCGACCACGACTGATGACGCGCGGGTGAACGACCGTGAACACTCGCCGAACAGTCGCCGCGGATGCCGATTTCGCCCGACATGTCCGGAACGGCGTCACCATACTGACGCCGTGCATGACGAGATCAGCCAGGTGGCCCGGCACCGGCAGCTCCGCGGCGGCGTGCGGCTCGCCGGGGTCGTGTCCGACCTCGCGCAACCCCTCACCGTCGTCGGGTCCTCCATGCCCGTGGGGCAGCTCGAGGTGATGTTCCGCAACCCCGAGGTGACCTGCGTCGTCGTCGAGGACGAGGAGTCCGACCGGGTCGGCATGGTGATGCGCGCCGGTCTCGCCGCCGCGCTGACCGGACGTCTCGGGTACGGGCGCGCCGTCCTGGAGCGCCGGCCTGTCGCGACGGTCACCCACTGGGAGCCGATGGTCGTGCGTCCCGACGAGGCCGTCTCCGCCGTCGCGACGCGCGCCATGGAGCGCACCGAGGAGCACCGCTACGACGACGTCCTCGTCGCCGGGCCGACGTGGGCGGGCGCGGGGACGGCCGATCTCATGCGGTCCCTCGTGGCGGCGCTCGCGGAGCGGTCCTCGGTGGACCCGCAGACCCGGCTGCCCGCCCGGGCCGCCACGTGGCACTCCCTGGGGCGGCGCTGCGAGCTCGTGCGTGGCGGCGGGACGCGGGTCGTCGTCGTCCTGCTGGACGTCGCGGGCATGTCGCGGCTCAACGCGCGGCACGGCCTGGCCACGGGCGACGCCGTCCTCACCGAGCTCGGCGCGCGGTTGCGGGACGACCTGCCGCGCGGCTGCGAGGCCGGGCGCGTCGACGGGGACCGGTTCGCCGTCCTCGCGATCCTGCCGCCCATGGACGACGTGCACGCGGCGGCGTCCGCGGACCAGCTGCGCCGGTACGTGCTCGCCCGGGTCATGGAGCCGCCCGCCCACCTCGACGCCCTGGTCTGGCCGGACCTGCGCTCGTCCGTGGTGTGGTCCGCGGAGGGTTCCGGTGACCCCGAGCGGCTCGTCCGCGAGGCCGAGGCGCGACTGGCCACCGGTGACGACCTGACCGTCCGGGCCGGGGCCGGGGAGGTCGCGAAGAGGAGCCCGGCAGGGACGCCGCCTCCGCCTCCACCCCCGCCCGCGCCGCCGACCCGGGAGGCCGACCGGTCCTTCAGCGACTCCGTGCGCGTCGAGGGGCCGCCCGCCGGCGCTCCGAGCCTGCCGTCCCGCCGGGCCCGCTGACCAGGGCATCGACCCGACGCTCCCGATGCGCAAGGATGGGTGGTGTGCGTGCACGGAACGTCCGATTCGTCCTTCCCGCCCTGCTGGTCCTCGCTCTCACCCTGAGCGGGTGCGGTCCGCAGGAGGCCCCCAA contains:
- a CDS encoding DUF1349 domain-containing protein; the encoded protein is MSALAVPPLPFTLVPSRVPWKIVGTDGVRASAEPGTDIFVPPFPDQPAKLDAATLLGEAPQGDFQLSARVTVGFRATFDAGVLLVWHDEQHWAKLCFEAAPNGSPTVVSVVNRTVSDDANAFTVVGATAWLRISRVDGIYLFHASHDGRTWDMVRIFGLDSHGSTPQVGFEVQSPTGDGCEVTFDEITFAPTRLTDPRDGS
- a CDS encoding GNAT family N-acetyltransferase, which gives rise to MTRPWPATLREDTPSGAVVLRPLRRRDGGAWMRLRAANVSWLERWEATSPGENPESATFGEYVRLLSAQARAGAALPFVVELDGELVGQLTVANVQLGSLRSGSIGYWVGRQYAGRGITPTAVAMATDYCFAIVGLHRVEINIRPENAASLRVVEKLGFRDEGVRERYLHIQGDWRDHRTFALTAEEVPGGLLARWQQVRDGL
- the mscL gene encoding large conductance mechanosensitive channel protein MscL encodes the protein MLDGFKTFIMRGNVIDLAVAVVIGAAFATVVSALTEGILFPLIAAIFGEPDLTKVWAFKINGADFSIGLFLDAVLNFLLVAAALYFCIVFPMNKLAERRARGKEPEPAPVPEPNVVLLAEIRDLLAEQNRRA
- a CDS encoding diguanylate cyclase domain-containing protein, with amino-acid sequence MHDEISQVARHRQLRGGVRLAGVVSDLAQPLTVVGSSMPVGQLEVMFRNPEVTCVVVEDEESDRVGMVMRAGLAAALTGRLGYGRAVLERRPVATVTHWEPMVVRPDEAVSAVATRAMERTEEHRYDDVLVAGPTWAGAGTADLMRSLVAALAERSSVDPQTRLPARAATWHSLGRRCELVRGGGTRVVVVLLDVAGMSRLNARHGLATGDAVLTELGARLRDDLPRGCEAGRVDGDRFAVLAILPPMDDVHAAASADQLRRYVLARVMEPPAHLDALVWPDLRSSVVWSAEGSGDPERLVREAEARLATGDDLTVRAGAGEVAKRSPAGTPPPPPPPPAPPTREADRSFSDSVRVEGPPAGAPSLPSRRAR
- a CDS encoding penicillin acylase family protein codes for the protein MSATPAANEPDETPDVDDTVEDDGAPAPRSRLRRAVAGLAVLVALALVATVTFGVVTVRKPLPDHAETQQLAGLSAEVTVERDAQGVPQVYASTSEDLFAAQGYLHAQDRFFEMDYRRHVTAGRLAELVGDVPAAIEADQVVRTLGWRRVAEEEWNLVSPETRSYLQAYARGVNAYLADRAPDDLAVEYTVLGTRVDVADPAPWDPVDSLAWLKAMAWDMRGNYDDELGRALAYSTLEDVELVEELYPGFSDGGNTPILRKRDVNQTVRAAGSADTDATTTGTALGTASVDDAVQATADVLAAVPVLVGRGDGAGSNSWVVSGEHTESGSPILANDPHMALGAPGVWYQVGLHCEQVDDSCPFDVAGFSFSGFPGVVIGHNADLAWGLTNMGADVTDFFVERVRGDTWLRDAEAEEWADLELRTETIRVNGADPIELEVRSTDHGPVLSSVMDVGAVVDSPTEAGTDFGEYAVSLAWTALEPGRTADAVFAMATAADAQDIQAAAELFEVPAMNIVFATTDGHIGYQAPGKIPVRGVVSGPVASDGTWPRPGWDPRYDWQGYVDPEDMPRALDPEDGFVVAANQAVLPGGTGPYLTRDWDHGFRSERVRTLLTEQIAAGRPFTVEDMENFQSDDWSPFAAVLVPVLLDVEVEDAYDRAGQEILAGWDYRTETDSAAAAYFNAVWRNLLSTTFWDDLPEGAQPTGGSRWLVVISDMLERPEDPFWDDRSTLNVVETRDEVLTRALTSARRDLTVEMSKEPTDWNWGSLHQLALQHPVLGGDDVPALVRDYVNPDPVPMPGGTSVVNATGWDASSGSFAVTTGPAMRMVVDLGDLDASTWVTVTGTSGHPASSHYDDQLPVWAAGESFAWPFSREAVGAAAEDTTTLTP
- a CDS encoding FmdB family zinc ribbon protein — protein: MPTYAYRCADCGHAFDIHQAFTDDALTVCPECAGRLRKQFGSVGVTFKGSGFYRTDSRSGSSSTVGSSGSKSGSSDASSSGGSTSGGSSTGGSSGSSGSSKAAAS
- a CDS encoding SAF domain-containing protein: MSRPTRERLLRRLHLLAWRGRFVVAALCCGLAATTAVQALRPPPPPTADVVVTRRAVPAGTELRAADLTTVVVDARLAHTLTTDTADVVGRSSPVRLPAGTPLHPDLVTGGGLGGQAPRGTVVVAVGLVESSWLAPGDRVDLLAADDRGRTLARRALVLPGPVAGAEAAGGLLGGVAADGGEHVTLVAVDPDEAAAVSGASGWGAVVAVLVP
- a CDS encoding 5-formyltetrahydrofolate cyclo-ligase, with amino-acid sequence MHGDPRHPTATQPYPIVSGMETEDAKDELRRAIRHLRETRSQRLRDQAARAFADVLADVPAVAEAGCVATYASRPAEPGTRHLLDQLMGRGARVLLPVLGAGLARDWAEYAGPEDLSERAPGRPPEPGGPTLGPDAVTQAEVVIVPALAVDTTGARLGQGGGWYDRTLKQARPGTTVVAMVFPEEYYDATERPLPVAGHDVGVHAVATPEGWWPLPAV